The genomic stretch AGAGAGTCGGCGCAAAAAACCTCCCAAACATAAGAAACGTGTCAGTGAAGAAGCGTCAGAGCCAGCGTAAGCGCCTGCTGCGATCCTAATGGATCATTGGCAACGACTCTTCCGTTGGGCAGAGCGCAGACTGGCAAGAGAAGTCCGGCCTTCAGACTAATGGATGTGTTTGGATTTTTTCTTCATGTAATCCATTAATAAATACTGGCCAAGTGTATAAGGAGTAGTGAAGTAGGCCTTTCCGCGGCATATCTCCGTGATTTTCTGCACGAAGTTTACAAGACCATAATCAGAAGCCAGCATAAAGGTATTGATCAGGATTCCGTTCCTGCGGCAGCGAACAACTTCGTGCAGAGTTTCAGAGACGACCAGGGGATCGAGGCCGAAAGCGTTCTTATAAATCCGCCCGTCCTCCAGGGTCAACGCAGAGGGCTTTCCGTCGGTGATCATCACGATCTGGCGCATGTCTTTGCGTTGTCGTGACAAAATGCGCTGTGCGAGTCGCAGGCCTTCACGAGTGTTGGTGTAATAGGGGCCGACCTTCACACGCGCCAGTTGCTGCAGGGGAATTTCCTCTGCCGAATCGTGAAAGAGAACCATGTGAAGGGTGTCGCCTGGAAATTGCGTCCGGATCAGGTGGGTCAGAGCCATGGCTACTTTCTTGGCAGGAGTAAAGCGGTCCTCCCCGTAAAGGATCATGCTGTGGCTGCAGTCAAGCATCAGGACCGTGGCGCAGGAGCTTTGGTATTCGCACTGTCGAACCTGCAAGTCCTGATAGTCCAATTCAAGCGGCACTGTGAGGCCCTTGCGGCCGATGGCCGAAAGGAGCGTGGCGTTCACGTCCAGGTTGAGCGTGTCGCCGAATTCGTAGCGACGGCTTGAGCCGTCAGACTCG from Terriglobia bacterium encodes the following:
- a CDS encoding VWA domain-containing protein translates to MKYIKYGKHIPDPFEGLSAEDLMQMLQDFFLDSGFYNQFYGVYEMDSEKTMEQLRQALLEALEQKGMISDELLEDMLENPQDSAVAQALDRLLQQLAEEGYVSIEQPQQGAVTEPRPGHMGQGEGQTRFEITDKALDFLGFKTLKDLLGSLGKSSFGRHDTREMATGIESDGSSRRYEFGDTLNLDVNATLLSAIGRKGLTVPLELDYQDLQVRQCEYQSSCATVLMLDCSHSMILYGEDRFTPAKKVAMALTHLIRTQFPGDTLHMVLFHDSAEEIPLQQLARVKVGPYYTNTREGLRLAQRILSRQRKDMRQIVMITDGKPSALTLEDGRIYKNAFGLDPLVVSETLHEVVRCRRNGILINTFMLASDYGLVNFVQKITEICRGKAYFTTPYTLGQYLLMDYMKKKSKHIH